In Anopheles bellator chromosome 2, idAnoBellAS_SP24_06.2, whole genome shotgun sequence, the genomic stretch TAAAACTTTAGGTATGAGTCTCTGTACAACGGTCGTCCGCTAAACGACACCAACGGTTCACTTCTTGGTGACTTCACGGCCATCGATAACGATGGAGGCATATTCGGCGATGTCACCTTTACGCTGAAAAGCACCGACGGTGAGCTGCGTCGGGCGTTTCGATGTTGAGCACGACAAGTATCAAACTTCTCTTTGCAGATGGTGGTAAGGACCACGAAGTGTTTCGGGTTGATAAAATTGATCGTAAAACCGGTCAGCTCGTCCTGGAAAACGCGTTGGCAGTGCAGCCATACCCGAAAGACTACAGCGTAAGTGCGGTCACCTGTGACGTGGGAACTTTCAAGGATTATCCCTAATAATTGTTGTGCCTCGCGCAGATTACGGTTGTAGCCACCGATGGCGGTGACAAGCAAACCGAAGCGCCTATTAATATTGTCTTTATTGACATGACTGGCGAACCGGCCTTCTTGGAACCGAGCTTCGATACCGATTTTACAGGTAAGGATAAAAGCCTCCCATCGGCCCGGTGCCGCGCAGCGTGATGCGGATGCTCTCGGGAAgatgatttaatttatcgCCCTAAGCAGCGGCCATTGGAGCGAAGCCACGGTAACAGTTAATTCACAATTATGTTTCACTTTGCCACCAGGCATTTGCTTGCACCGTTCGATGAATCGCGTTTAGTAAGGTTGGATGAATCTAGTTTATGACACCCCCTTAATAGCACCGCGATTAAAGTGCTGCAGGTGTTGATGTCTTGCTTAAATTTAAGTTGAGATTCGATTATAATTGGAAACGTTTCATGCTTGCGCGGAACTAGGAATTGCTGCTCCCGTTCACTCTCTAGAACGGGTCAAACTTACCACCGCCATCAAATAACTTTCCCGCTCCGAAACGGCTATCGATGAATCCTGATAATTACACTTTTTACGGGACTTGGGGTGTTCTCATTCAAGTTTATACGCCAATTTCTCTTGATGGTATAATGTTTTACAGAAAACGAGGAAGGACGAGATGAACGCCGCCAATTACCATTTGCCGAAGACCCGAAAAATGCTGGCCTGCCCCCGGGCGTTCAGACGAATGTGTTCTACTACATTGACAGTAAGTTCTACACCGCAGTTCTCCTCACCTCGAGTAGCGTTACACATATCCTTGAACGTGTCGCCCATTTACATGTTCAGAAACGTTCGGAAATGCGAGCCATCTGTTCGAGCTAGACTCCGTGAGCAACGTGTTGCGTTTGGCCGTCTTGCTGGACCGGGAAGACATACCTAACCACGAGATACGCGTCGTTGCGACGAACAACGAAAACGGTCCACCGCTGCCAATAGTGGAATCGTCAACAGCTTTGCTAGTGGTCCGCATCAGAGTGAACGATGTCAACGACAATCCGCCTGTATTCCAGCAGCGCTTCTACGCCGCCGGAATCACGACTAACGATCGGGTTCAGAAACCACTGTTCCGCGTGTTCGCCGAAGACCCAGACGAGGACGAAATCATCCGCTACGAGATAGTGGTCGGTTCGGTTGAAACGGTTGGGGAAAATCTTCAAACGGACACCCTGCCCTTCCGGCTCGATCCTGGTAGTGGTGAGTTGACGCTGCAACAGAAAGTTCAGCCATCTCAGAAAGGCTACTACCAGTTCACGATCATCGCGTTCGACAGGGACGATACGCACAACGATACGGTTTCGGCGAAAATTTATATAGTATCCGAGTCGAACCGTGTAACGTTCGTGTTTCTTAACAGTGTGGACGAGATAGACCACCCGGACACTCGTGATTTCGTAAGTCGCACCAGGGAGTGACACCCTTTTGCCGGAAATAATCACAAGTAGTGTTTGGTTCCAGCTTTCCCAGCAGCTGTCCGCCTCGTACGATATGGAATGCAATATAGACGATATCGACCAGGCGGTAGAAGAGCGCCAAGCAACGATAAGCAGTGAGACGGATGTGCGAACACATTTCATCCTGAACAATCAGGCCGTGGAGGCGAGCACTATACAGCGGAAATCGTCCAACCGGACCTTTGTGACCGAGCTAAAGACGGCCCTAAGGTCGCGAAACTTGTCCCTCCAGAACGTCCCGACACCGGAAGAACCGCTGAGCGAAGTAGACGAAACACTGCAGGTCATTCTGATTGTGGTTGCCGGAGCGCTGGCAGTTTTGTGTGTGATTCTGGTCGTGGCGTTCTTCGTTAAAATCCGCAGCCTGAACCGGCAGCTCAAGGCACTGTCCGCGACAGACTTTGGTTCGATCTCGTCCGATCGGCAGGGTAAACCAGTGCGCAACGTGCCAACCACCAACATATTCTCCGTCGAAGGCTCGAACCCTGTGCTGAACGATAACGAATTCGGACGCAGTCGAGGGGCCTTTTACGACGATCTGAGGTGAGACTACTATTCTTCATAACGGACTCTCATTCAATTTACTCTTAATTCGTTTCCTGATAGTATACAATCAGAGGAATCTGATTTTATGGACATGGATAAGGATATGTTCGCTACGAAGAAAAAGGTAATACCTTCCGTACGATGCCAACTTCCCCTCTCAAGGGTGGCCGCTGAACTCCTTATGCTCCTTTTCCACAGCAGGAAGGTTTGAGTCCCGCTTTCCTGGAACACATTCGCCAGCGGTCGCTAAATCCTTTGGTTAACACCACAGCCTCTACAAGTCTCGACTCTGCATCGACAGCAGTTCATCAGAAAATCGATGAAACCGAGGATGAGTTATCACATCGGTTTTGATTCgaaaaaaggagagagagaaaagaaagctGATTCGCAATGCGGATACTAGGCAGCGAGAATGGACAAGCCCATCCTATCCCGACCTGTGtatataattttttattagaCGGACGAACTGAAGCGAAGGGTTAACGGAAATTGggattttattaaaatgtcatCGCTTGACCTTGTCAGAAACAGCCTTCAGGTTTATTCTGTTACGTCACGGCAGGAGAAGAGAAGACCGTCCGAAAAATAGTATTTGGAAGGTTCCACATTTTGAAAGgattttgataaaaaaaaattcagtcGCGAGTCGGGCTGTCCTTCGGAAGAACAACACCATCTGTGGTCAAGTTTCTAAATAAGATACAGCATGAAAATCTTCGCTCCTGGTGCGGCCGGTGAGCGTTAATCGTTTTTGGTTCTGTCTTTTATGATTTCTTGCTTTATTTACCATCTCAACCCTTCATCGAATCCACGGCTGTCGGGAGTCCTGTCTGTCAGAACAAATTGCcagtgtttcgtttcgctccgctataaacacaaatttatgtaaattaaaaAGGGACCGTGTTTCAAGATAGGAAATAAAACACCCCGGGCGTGCTTTGTTTTTTATAGTTTCTACTGGTAACTGCAAGAGAACGGCTCAATCACTTGAAACCAGAAAAAGTGCGACGAAACAGATGTTTATCTTTTTTATGCGAAATGCTTCAGAACACAATGTGGCTTGAGTGCGctacaaaatttaaaataagaTAGTCGACACGGTTCTCCCAAATCTGCGGCCAGAATGGCCCAAATTCAGCCGATGACCGCTCCGATCCATTCCTGAGTCAATAGTTGCTGATTTGTTCGcgttacataaaaaatgggGCTGTCGTTGTATcgcacgtagcgccgtcctaTTGAAGCCAAATGCggtccaagttctcagcttcaatttcgccttCGTTTCGcccaaaccccaaaaaccccaaaaacgacagTTATAATCCGTgcggtggaaatgagcttgaatgaaatgtgcttttcaaatatcgtaccgtttaagttgaagacctaccactttggaaataaatttttcatattttccaattttctgcaacaaaaaatgttttacttaAAAAATAAGATTCAACCAACAAAATTGAATGTGTATGCCATTCCGAATGTATAGCTGGTGCTGCCGTTTATGTCATTCTATGGTTATAAGCACTAGTTCGCGTCTTGAACTTGTTGAAGCATGCATGACATTTTGACAGAACTTTCTCTTGGAACGCTTTCATTCGTGGACAGTTGGTGTTTAACACAGTTTTGCCTGCactaataataacaaaaaaagcgaATTTATTGGATAGCGTTTGCGACAAACGCATTGAAAATGGAAGAGCAAGATAACATTATGGATTTCTTCGACTTCAGCAAGCCGTTCGAGCGCGTAATCGTGTCCGGAGGATATTGCAATGCATCCGTGGTGCCGGAGAAACTCGACAACTACAAGCTTCCGCAACGAGAACAGTTGGGCACCGATTACAGCGCCGGGTATGCccaagcggaagaaaaattgcTTATCAAGGTACTGAACGTaaatatgaataaatgcaGCATGATACAACACCATGGATATTTTGCAGGCCTTCGTAAACGACGCTATAAATGAAAAGGCGACATCCTCCCGACTTGATGATGTTGACGAGGCAGACTCGTtgatggatgatgatgaggcaCACGTACGACAGATTCGTAGCAAAGAATTGATGGAGCCTCTGTTTAAGCGCTACAATTTCACTGTAGAATACAATCAGTTGCCTATTATGCAGTCCAAAACGAAGATTCTAGATATGATTCGGGAGAATCCAGTCGTGGTGTTGCAGGGCCCCACAGGCTGCGGTAAGACGACGCAAGTGCCGCAGTACCTGCTGGAAGACGCGTTTCTGCGCCAGGAGTACTGCAACATTGTTGTCACGCAGCCTCGCAGGATTGCAGCAAGTTCTATCGCAGAACGGGTCTCCCGGGAGCGAAACTGCGATTTAGGTTCGTTAGTCGGGTACCAGGTGGGCCTGAAAGTGATGCTTAGCGACGATACGAGGCTGAGGTTCGTGACGACAGGTGTACTGCTGCAGTGGCTCATCACAGCAAAATCGCTGGCGCGCTACACCCACATTATTTTAGATGAAGTACACGAACGCGAGGTAGACATGGACTTTCTGTTGATTTTCGTGCGACACCTATTAGCCACAAAATCAACCAATACAAAAATTATTCTAATGTCAGCCACGATCGATGCCGGTGAGTTTTGCCAATATTTTAAAATCCCAAAGAGTGACACCTTGCTCGCGCCGTCGCTgaccgtggccaccagcaaGCCGTACGACGTGAGCGTGTACTATCTCGACAGTTTGGACAAGTTCAAGATTGACTTCAGCATCGAATATGATAAGCCAGGCATTTGCGAGAAAATGTACGAGATTGCAGCTAGGCTGGCATACGTTTGCGACCAATGCATTGACCGCCACGAACGAGTGGACGAGGTCGATTTTAAACCATCGATCATTATGTTTTTACCGGGAATTAACGAGATCGAGCTAATGGCTGAAACGCTTCACAATTTCGCGATGAAGGTGCAACAGCAGAACGCACAAGGCGGTCCGAACTTTCTCGTACTCAAGTTACACTCGATGCTGCCATCGACAGACCATGCCGCCGTATTTCGCAGGCCACCACCCGGGCAGCGGAAGGTAATTCTTTCGACTAATATCGCTGAAAGCTCCATCACGGTACCCGACGTTAAATATGGTAAGGTTGCAATACTCTAAGGTCTTGTTTCGTATATCAACGTTTCTGTCTTTGCAGTGATCGATTTCTGTCTCCAGCGAATTCAAATCACCGATTCGAGCAGAAATTTCACAACCTTGTCGACGCAGTGGGCTTCGAAGAGTAACTGCGTGCAACGAGCTGGCCGTACCGGTCGTCTCATGAATGGCCGTGTGTACCGTTTGATCGATAGAAGCTTTTTCGAGAAGGGCATGCAAGAGACGACCATGCCCGAGATGATACGCTGCCGTCTCGGTAGTGTGGTGCTGAAAGCGAAGATGCTCAATATGGGACCGCCGCAAGCAGTCCTTGGTCTCGCTCTCAGTCCGCCAAATCTTTCCGACATCTGCAATACTATACTACAACTAAAAGAGGTTGGTGCGTTACTACGCACTTCGCACGGTGAATATACGCCACTGGATGGAGATATGACGTACCTTGGTCAATTGATGTGTGGGCTGCCGTTGGATCTGCCGGTAGCGAAGCTGGTTATCTTGGGTTACGTTTACTCGGTGCTACAGGAGGCGATTATCATTGCAGCGGGCATGAGCGTGAAGAACATTTTCACCAACAACCGCACGATACAAACGTTTGAGAACAAAATGCGGTTTGCCGATGGTTCGGGTTCGGATGGAATTGCCATACTGAATGCATACACTGCCTGGCGATCGATGGCAGAACAGAGCACGGGCGGAAACACTGCTCAGTGGTGTCACCGCAATGGATTGGAGTTAAAATCGTTGTCCGAGATGGCGGAACTAGTACGAGAAATACAGCACCGACTGAGCGTCAATGATGTGAAGGAAGTTACCGGTGTCAACCGTGTGATCTGGAGCCAAGGGGAAAAGGGTCTCATCCTGAAGGTGATCATGGCGGGTGCATTCTATCCGAATTTCTTCATACCAGGTCTGGCCAGCAACGACGATAACGGCGGACGGGGGATTTATACCGAGGTCGGATGTCGCGATCCCTTCAGCACCGTTTTCTTCGTCGGTTTTGAACATTCCAAACACATTGGGTCGCTTTATCGCCAACAGTTCAAAGACATGCTAACAaacggcgatcgatcgaagcagACCTCCATGAAGGTGGAGTTCGACCGCAGCTCCAACCGAGTTTTTATCAGATACGTTGGTGAGGACAAAGAAGGATACCCAGTGCCTGGACGATTCCGTTCTGAAGTGTACCGCGCATTAAAGCTTCGGGAACATCGCCGGGGTTGCTTCGAAATGAGGGTTATGAACCACGCCGATGCAGTACGGTTCGCGACGAAACACAAATTGGGCGAGTGGCGAAACTGCGAATGGGTGCCGCGACGCATTCCTATCTCCTATGCACATCTTTCCGTCGTGCCACTAATTCATTGTGCACGGCTGTCAGTTACTGTCACCTACGGGATTCATCCCGGGAAGTTTTTTGTACGCCCCCTAGAAGAGAGAGCCAACCTGTTTGAAGAAATCGATCAACGGCTGAACGCATCGGAGCTGCAGCCGTTCCCGGAACATTTCCAATTTCGCCGCCGTCAGCTCGTAGCGGCCAAGCTACCCAAAAGTACGCGTTATCGACGAGGACAGCTAGTTAGCGAAGAATTATCGTCCAATAGAACAGCCTTCTGGAAGGTATATTTCGTTGATCACGGAGCTACCGTTACGCTACCGGTTACATGCTTTCATCAGTTAACCGGTTCACTTGCCAAATACACCGAATTGCCGGGACAAGTGTTCCAAGCGTACCTTGCCGAAGTTCAGCCCTTTGCTCCGCAATCCCCAAAAGGTACATGGCTCGAGAAGAGTTCTCAGTACCTAAAACAGGCCACGTTTGGGCAAAAGCTGGAGGCCGATATTTACTCCGTCGTCGATCAGATAGCGAGCGTCGTGCTGTGGAAGAGCGGCTCTTCTCGTGACGCTGACGTGTCTATCAATCAAGAAATGGTCAATATGAAGCTGGCTCAACCATCGGAGGAATCGTACCTTTCGAAGATGAATCACGAATCACGAATTCGCGTTCAGAGACAGATCGAGGTTGACGAGCGGTATCGACGGGAGATTTTGAACGATGACTCGGAGCTGGCCCACttcatcgacgacgatgacaattTCACGGTTGATCTTCCAAGAGAGTTGCTACGGATAACGGTGGCTCTAAGAGGCCCGTACAATCCGCTTCAAATTAAATGCAGTGCAACCACGTTTTCCATTTATGTGAATCAAGTGAAAATCGAGAGCGATTCTGTAAATTCAGTGCTTCTCGAATCGAACCCGCAGGATGTTCACCAAAAACTATTAGTTTCTGCCGGGATTAATGAAGCGAAGCAGAGTCAGCGACTTACTATCAACCAAACAACCATGATGCCCAACATCCCCGGAATGCCAGCTCTGATGGCGCTCATATTTGCACCGAACTGCTACCTTAAGAAGGATGTTGATGAAACGCGTGTTGTTGGATTGGTCGCGGGCTTAGGATGTGATACGCACACTGGAGAGTCTTTATACCCCGAGCACGACATCTCGCTGCCGGTCGATGTCGTCGTCACGGAAGAGGACATTGGTGATgtaagttgttttttttatacataTGCAATCAAGGAAAAAGAATTTGTCGTTCAAAAACGACACAATGGCACCAGTCAAAGTAGGATC encodes the following:
- the LOC131212652 gene encoding probable ATP-dependent RNA helicase spindle-E, giving the protein MEEQDNIMDFFDFSKPFERVIVSGGYCNASVVPEKLDNYKLPQREQLGTDYSAGYAQAEEKLLIKAFVNDAINEKATSSRLDDVDEADSLMDDDEAHVRQIRSKELMEPLFKRYNFTVEYNQLPIMQSKTKILDMIRENPVVVLQGPTGCGKTTQVPQYLLEDAFLRQEYCNIVVTQPRRIAASSIAERVSRERNCDLGSLVGYQVGLKVMLSDDTRLRFVTTGVLLQWLITAKSLARYTHIILDEVHEREVDMDFLLIFVRHLLATKSTNTKIILMSATIDAGEFCQYFKIPKSDTLLAPSLTVATSKPYDVSVYYLDSLDKFKIDFSIEYDKPGICEKMYEIAARLAYVCDQCIDRHERVDEVDFKPSIIMFLPGINEIELMAETLHNFAMKVQQQNAQGGPNFLVLKLHSMLPSTDHAAVFRRPPPGQRKVILSTNIAESSITVPDVKYVIDFCLQRIQITDSSRNFTTLSTQWASKSNCVQRAGRTGRLMNGRVYRLIDRSFFEKGMQETTMPEMIRCRLGSVVLKAKMLNMGPPQAVLGLALSPPNLSDICNTILQLKEVGALLRTSHGEYTPLDGDMTYLGQLMCGLPLDLPVAKLVILGYVYSVLQEAIIIAAGMSVKNIFTNNRTIQTFENKMRFADGSGSDGIAILNAYTAWRSMAEQSTGGNTAQWCHRNGLELKSLSEMAELVREIQHRLSVNDVKEVTGVNRVIWSQGEKGLILKVIMAGAFYPNFFIPGLASNDDNGGRGIYTEVGCRDPFSTVFFVGFEHSKHIGSLYRQQFKDMLTNGDRSKQTSMKVEFDRSSNRVFIRYVGEDKEGYPVPGRFRSEVYRALKLREHRRGCFEMRVMNHADAVRFATKHKLGEWRNCEWVPRRIPISYAHLSVVPLIHCARLSVTVTYGIHPGKFFVRPLEERANLFEEIDQRLNASELQPFPEHFQFRRRQLVAAKLPKSTRYRRGQLVSEELSSNRTAFWKVYFVDHGATVTLPVTCFHQLTGSLAKYTELPGQVFQAYLAEVQPFAPQSPKGTWLEKSSQYLKQATFGQKLEADIYSVVDQIASVVLWKSGSSRDADVSINQEMVNMKLAQPSEESYLSKMNHESRIRVQRQIEVDERYRREILNDDSELAHFIDDDDNFTVDLPRELLRITVALRGPYNPLQIKCSATTFSIYVNQVKIESDSVNSVLLESNPQDVHQKLLVSAGINEAKQSQRLTINQTTMMPNIPGMPALMALIFAPNCYLKKDVDETRVVGLVAGLGCDTHTGESLYPEHDISLPVDVVVTEEDIGDINALRYTMDSILHLGRNEKTRLFGEYSIESLMAKVKEYIIKILQRERSITENSFMHDFKWESDNGPGDSGPSSSKSKQININIYEKALYPLHPKLDLRPIKSDRIDFLQRHCQELHELVQTTVSLPNGGVTCKLCNVSLQSLPVVRIHLYSKLHRDREAQIGFRLLLDHN